In the Glycine max cultivar Williams 82 chromosome 6, Glycine_max_v4.0, whole genome shotgun sequence genome, GTCCTCCAGACAGTCCTTATGCTGGAGGTGTTTTCCTAGTCACTATTCATTTCCCTCCAGATTATCCCTTCAAGCCACCCAAGGTTTGTATTTATTGAGGTGTCTATTTCTGTAATGTTTCTACATTTCCTTTAATTCTGTACCGgttattatttcttaaaaaataatgtcatgaTACATTTTTCCCACTTATTTGGCTTATTTGGAGGTGTTATGTTCTACGGGATCCTTTTAGTAGTGACTGCTGCTTCTTTGAAACACTCATTTCCTAacaagaattaattttttatgtttaatctcAATTTTCAAAGGCAGTACAAATTCCAGCATTTATATTGTTGAAAGATTTAATGAGAATTCTGCCTTctgtgtatataaaaaaaatctatattgtATGCCATGATGAACACTGTGGAGCTCCTTCAGATGATCTTGTGTATACTCATTGATTGTAAATGCCTTTCAGGTTGCATTCAGAACAAAGGTATTTCACCCAAATATAAATAGCAATGGAAGCATTTGCCTTGACATATTGAAGGAGCAGTGGAGCCCTGCGCTAACTATTTCAAAGGTATGTTTCTTGATTATCTCATATCAGCTCTTATTCCTGAAACTATGTTTTAATCATTCCTCCAATGTAAACCGCTTAAACTTAGATGTGACAATTTCACAGCTTTAATGgccaacaatatttttattgggCTCATGATTCTAATACTtgtattcaattttgatttaCAATGTATAAGGCTATAAGTTTTTGAAGTTATGTAATCATGTGTCTCTGCCTCATAAAAGATGTTTGACCTCTTAGATAGTTAGTATtgtagtcaatttttttttttatgatatattaacACAGAATTGAAAGACAGTGTAAAATCGTTTTAATTGTTAGTAGACAAACTTAAAATCATTGTATTTCTCCGAAATGAATTCTGAATGGCTGATTTTGCATGAAGTTTGCaattatattgttaattttgattttgcagttcaaaaaaaaataaaaatatatatatatatatatatatatatatatatatatatatatatatatatattgttaattttgAGTAACTCATGGAAGGGGACCACAATATGTAGCTTGATAGTGGATTCTTTCAAGCATTCAAGCAGTTGTTTAGTTCTTGCAGTTGGAGTTTTAACCATCACCAGTCTAAGTACACTcctttttcagaacaaaatGTTAAATTGCAACTAAGCATTGTTTACTTTGACTTTTACATGTTTAGGTGTTGCTCTCGATTTGTTCCCTGTTGACGGACCCTAATCCTGATGATCCTTTGGTCCCCGAAATAGCCCACATGTACAAGACAGACAGAAACAAGTACGAGTCAACTGCCAGAAGCTGGACCCAGAAATATGCCATGGGTTAAGTGACCTGTGGTATGTGTGAGGAAGAGCCTTTCTACTCCCAGTGTTTAGGCCTCTCAGCCCTTGTATGAATATTTGTCGTTTTTAATAAGGCCCCTCCAGTTGAAGATTAATGGAGCAAAACGTTTCTCCTGTTGTTTGTACTGCAAATGTTAATTTAGAACAGTGAAATGTTGCCCCCAATCAAATATGCTCAAATTTTTAACCGTTCTATTAGTGCCAttatttcatgtttaatttttttccccgTTTATGAACTTGAGCCTTAATGAATTATTGTTTTTCATTAACAACTTTATACTTTCGGAAAATGCACCTTTAAGTACGTCtgattttacaaataaatatctaatttttaataatgcattttttctattatttttcttcaactaaCATAGGGGGCAAAGGGAGAAAGGAGAAAGGATGAGGGACTGAGGTAGAGGTCTGGTTTTGAATTTTATCCCTAACAAAAGCTAACATTGGTCGATAAAAAAAGATTCCTCACTAACATTAGTCGATTAAAAAAGGAGTGTATCCTTCAAGTTCCGTCCCATTATTCATTCACTTGTTATAATATGTTTATGATATTATGTCATAAGCTTCCCTCCCCCTTTTCTCCGGAACTCTGCTAGTTCTAGTCTGCTCTTGCTGTTTGTTACTTCGTCGCAACTCGCCCCTGCGCCATCCTTTATGTAGCAGACTAAGTTAGAAACATTGGGATTAATTCATGCctgatttgtttgtttcttgttttgtttaatttctatgctctaattataattatagtgAACCACATTGATCGATAATTGCTTTTAATTTACAGTTACAGGTAAAATATATGAAACAAACTCTATTGTTTTAGGCCTTTGGTGATGTGAGATTTATAAGGAGACATTAAGGTAATTCAACATTGTTTTGTTCCTGGatgtaattatgaaaaataaaaaaattgtaaaataaatattaaaataattaattgactaatataatatgtaccaaaaaatgacaaatttaaGCAGACCCACCTTTAAGCATCTTTAACATGATAACAACAGTTGCTTAAATTTATAAGGttgtctcttaaaaaaaaacaagtaatttCAATAGTTGAAGAGAAAATTAATAGttgatatttcaatatatttataatttgttatgtatatataaataacatcaattattaatttttcattgacTGTTAAAATTACTTTATCTTCTAAATTGAGTTACTTTAGATatacatttctttttattaatgtatataaattaatgacacaacatatttttattaataattaaatgaaattttgagaaaataaacataaattttaaatactaaaaaggttaaatgtaaaaaattaaaattaggaaAATTGAAATCATACATGaacgaaaatataaaaaacaaaaggcaCGGTTAAGCTATAAGGTAATCAAGAGGTAAAACGGGGTATGGAGTGTAGTTAGCAAACCGAAGTTGTAAATAGCAAGTGAGCTTTTTTGGGTCAGGGCCCATGCTAAACTGGACTGAACCTTTTACGTAATTCAAGTGACTTCAAATAAGTGCAGGAAGCAATTCATGGAGGTGTAAGAAGCAACTGCCTTAAAATAATCAATCCCAAACGGGTTTAGTTACACCAACAACGACTTTCGATCCTAGTCCTATAGTGAAGTTATTTTGAATTCTGAGAGAAGTTTTTGGCAAtgtaaaatccaaaaatttgtCAAACAGTTCAATTACTCCCTCACCTGCATTGCCTGGCAATGTCAGGGGAGGTAGATGAAAACTGAGCCACCGGCCAACATATATAAAGTTCTGCAATAACATTGGTGTAATATTAAATacctcttttattttgtttttcatatcaCTGTTGCTAAAGTAAAATATCATAGATGTAATTCTTTGAGCAATTAAGTGGTACATAGTACatgttttaaaacttatttttgtgtTAAAACTTTGTGTagcaattttatttgattatttacaaTAGCATTTGTACTAAAATCTTGTGTGGAAATACATTTTCCTCCATATTGATATTACTTGTCTGTACAATACAACAAAACTCTTCCTCTCCAAAGCAAAATAAACTTAGTTAACTAAAAACATgtctaaaaaatttaagacaattagataatttttagaaaaatacctAAAAactgtttaaatattttttttcataaaaaagtagATATTGAAAAAAAGATACTATGTATACAGGTATTTATTCAAATGCTTTGAttatcttttgtttgttttaacttGTCTCCATAAATTCTGTTCAACAAAATTTGTTGACTAAGAATAGGCAACGTGCCATGTCATTTACATGGTGAAAGGAGGATTGGGGAGACAATGAGCATTATTTTATGTGAGTAGGGAACCGTTGATGCCCCAACTTCCAAAGGACTAATTAAGAACCTAATAAAGGACATACCATCTAATATAcaattaaagtataaaaaaacagGATAGCTACATTCTGGCGGCGACATCAAATGACATCCGCCATATTAGCCGGAATTGCCCCTCTAACCACTCATGGATGGGTTCTATGCTGTTTTCTTCATGTAGTAGATAGAAAGTTTCAGTTAATCAAAGATGACATATTCAGCAGAGTATAACCAAACCAAACTATGTTTCTTGTTTCGCTTCAACCTACAAGTTGTAAATTCTAAACAGTTAATCAGTCTTCACAAAGCATCTTCgaattttgtatattattatttaatgatgtGTAATATATACTAAATTAGCTGATGAAACTTAACTAAACTGGATTCGCTTTCTGCCACTGTGAATTAGTctatattataagaaataaaaaaattagctcAAATAAATCCATGGATCTCAAATAATTGTCTTTAATTCTTAcagctaaaaaaaatattacaaaaaaaatgaactatCATTTATGCCTGTATCATCCACACACTTTTctccattagtttttttttttaatgcaaagaaataatattatgtAATGGCACCACAGATGCCGCATCAGTTACAATTTTGTcctagtgaaaaaaaaaaagagataatttagcttcttaattttttaaatattaacctAACTTAGTCGTGTTCTACCCATTGACTGAGCTGACTTGatatttaaacaaaatgtaTAAAATGAGCCTTTATGCATAGTTAAGTCAGAAGCTGTAGAAATGTGAAACTATAACTAAAACAAGTTTTATAGATTATAGTTCAAAACAAATCagatcaatataaatatattatcatgTTATGTAAggtaaataatttcattaatcaTTTATCATTAATGATATATGAGTATAAAAGTGGGCGTACGATTGATCTACTGGCATGTTTGCCTTATTCTAGGTCTCTCGGCTTGATTAATATAGTTTCATCATCAGCCCCCTTTGTCTGTATTAAGCCGGGCCACTAGCTTGAATAAATATGGTGTGTAGTGTGTACTGATAtaatacataataattaaaaatacaaactctgactaaatatatctttaagaaaataaaatgatgagGAAGTAGCAACTATGGTTGTTTCCTTAAGTATATAACTTACCgattttatgatatataatgaaatcctatgaaaatattttaaaaaacttaagtaCCCATAAAAGACCTACTAGGAGATATCTAACACTTATCCTCGAGTTAAAGtttgttaaatttataatttataacaattaaacaccataaaggaaaataataacaaaatctaATCTTGTCCCGATACAGTTATAATCTTGAAAAAACATCTTTAAAAGATTATATAGAATTATAAgtttatatacttttaaaaaaattcataaaaaagttGCGATGCTTTGAATAAAGTAATTAACTTATCcaaatatatacttttaaaaatgtatttgttgaaatatatataaattttagatCGCAGTCCTAATTAAGAATATGTATGGGTTATTGTGTTATATGTCATGTGTGAGTAGCTAAAACACTGGaggttattttaatatttaaacgtATATGATATTTTCTCTTGTATAATAGCGAATAAGTAACAAATTTAAgctaacaaaataattgaatttataGTATTAGTCGATCCTTATGCATTAATATGTATATACGTTATTATTGTATTGAATTTATACGTATATATTATGTCGCCTTGCTATTCGTGAAAAATGATAAGTATCTTAACAATGTAACGATGGTATACATACTTTGGGAATTCAAACTCCAATTTCCTTGTgtgctttattttatatatatgccGCTGTTCAGAAAAAGCCAAGACATAGCATAGCTTTTCCGACTATATCAACAATTTGGGTGTTTAATAAATATCTAGGGACATCGTGACCCATGTCGTGTAtgcttttatattttctttaatgagTGAAGGTACTCAATAtctcatttttatattcacaagTATACGTGTCCAACATGAACATGAATCTGTTCGATACtctacttttataataatagtaataatatgagtttattaataattataaacggTCCGTTTAAAactttcacaaaataaaatatttttattctattatttaatcacaattcataattaatatatcttttagtataattaatataaagtcaacaaatttattataatatagctgatagattataattaaagaatagaataatatttttacattgaaaatatatatataatcctttttctctaataatatgattaatttttgttctgCGAATGGGTCGTGCCCACGGGTGGGTTTCGAGAGAGAGCAAGGCCCCTGAAAAGCCGGatgattaattagaaaaaactaAAACCCAAATACCTAATCTCAGTTCCATGAACTGCTAGTGGCCTTGTCTCTTTGTGAGGACAAGCCCACAATGCACGGTTGAATTTTTCGCTACCTGAATTTCTCTCATCAGTGGAATTTCACTTGTCATTTGAAGTCATCACTTTGAGTCAATGCATGCAGTTCCTTAGCTGGAACTGTCgtctattattatataatttgtcattattatttattaagagCTGTAATCTATTCCATTAATAACATGAtcatctagattttatataGCTTTTCACTTGAAATTATTGGCCCGAACAATTAAATGAGGAATGAAGTTGGTTCTCATGCAGCCCACTCaaaaattctaataataataGTGACTAATTAAATGAATTGTGACAAGTTTGAAGTGGGAACCAACTTTTTTTCCCCGagacaagaaaaggaaaatcacaTGTCTTGCAGTTTATAGGAAACGGCATACTAATGATACAATATGCTGTTATAAGGGAATAAAGCTTGGTTCATTTAGGCAATTAATTCTCAAACACAAAACCAGAAACCGTGAAGGAAAGCACGAGCAAGTTATGCTTTTGCAGGACAGGTTTTTTGGACTTGAGCTTATCCTCTACCAAATCCCCTTATTCTCTGAGTTCACTTTTGTCTTTCTTTCGTTTTGTTCTTTGTTACCACGTCCTTTcccttttttcatttaatttttctcctttcttttgCCTCTTTCCCTTCTCTTGTAATTCACCAAAATAAACATCACAATATTCTAAGTATCTGTAACCAAACCCAATTTCTAACATATCCGTTACTATTATTGAATGATGATGGGATTAATATAAAGTTTAGTGAGAGCAAAAGCATGTTCCTTCCACCACCCCCATTTTGATGCAGAAAATTTTGTGTTGCCACCAAATCCTCGCCATTCTGCCTATTTTTCAGAGCAGATTGGGATTCCAAATTCCAAACCAATCAACACAAAGTCCTAATCCCTTCAACCCATTTCCCTTATGCTCTTTCTTGGAATTTTGGTTGTTACATTAagctaataattaattatcaataaatcaTTCATccgaataatattaatattagacTCAATCTTTTTAtgtaaaatgttaaattttaactcatgtgaatgaaaaaatataattaaaaataattctttaaaaaatattagttattaataaaattaactgatAGATAGTTCACATAAATATCAAATATCATGATGCTGAGccaaaatactaataattaattgttattgatTGGACAAGTAGATGTCAAGCACATAGTCTCCACTTTCACTATGAGTGCAGGTATCACTCACAAACGGTGCCGATAGCCGGTAATAAACGGTGAATTGTCAGTGGGGCCAACCGGTTCAACGTTCACCCCTTCTGTGTCTTCTAGTCTCGAGACAAATACCCCATGCGACCATGTTTCTCTACTTTCATTTTGCAGTTGCAGCCTTTACCACACTCCATACATACTTCATCCCTCATTTATCTCTACAGTGCACAtaactttatttaaaacaaGATATTATTATGCAAACCGTATTACTATGCAATGCACTGCATGTTAGAAATTAATACCAACCAAAAACcttgaattttaaatatattttctaagcATATGAAATCTTCCTAAGATCACTTACATATATGATACGTGCATGTCAAAGCCGTTCCAGCATTTTTTTTGGGGGAACGAATTATGCTATCAAGGATGCTTTGATAAGATAAACCAGACGCGATCTTTTCTAGatcagacaaaaaaataatagtgtTTTATACTATAcgagacaaaataaaaataatacaacctTAGAGGAAccgatttttgtttatttttaacaatagaaaaatatttctacatTAAAATTTGAATGGAAAAAAGTAAAGGGAAATTACACTGAGAAGTATAAgattttttgtgtgtttcaTCAGATGTTGTAATAAATTATGTGAGATTGACTAAGTGCAACTGAAAGACTGGTATCTTCGTCTTGACACATTCATGCGCACGTCCCATACACGTCTCTTTTTGCATTAGTAAATTTGGAATAATGCTTAcaagatatttttattcaagTAACTTAAATTCCATAGAGAGGCACGTGATCGATCTGCCTGAATATAAGTTAATCTTTCATCCTCAgtcaatacattaaaaaaaacttcaaacaaACCCAACATATAAAGCAACCAGCAATCTGCTTTTATGTACCCCCCAATTCTGTATACAAATTGCATATGCAAAGCATATTGCCTTTGATTTAAAGCTTCAACGTTGCATCTACTCAAATATTAATGTTTACGTGATGCTTGCGGGAATAATCTGATGCGAGATGTGTAAAAAGTTAAAGTAGATATTTGGAAAATTTTCGTAAAGTTTGgtcttattaatttttaaatatatgtaagTTATTGAACTGGAAAGGGTTTGATTTCTGACAATATTCCGTTTATATGTATAAAGGTAAATGAACAGGTAAAATTACTACGAATTGAATTTGTATAAAATCGAATGTATATATGAGCACCAGTATAATTAATGTTATCACcaaaaggcttctttgaataaTGGGGATGAAAATAGGAACAATCAACATAGGATAGCTAGCTAGATAAGATCCTTAATCGTATGAATAAAAAACCTTCATGCTCATTGGTAAAAAGAGAAGTAATAACTTGAGTTAGTCAAAGAACATATCAACAAGTGTAATAAGGTTTTGATCTATCAATAAACAATGATGGAAGTTGACATGAATCTACTTCCAGTACTTTTAAAGATAGAACattacaacttaattttttttgtgaaagaataGGATTGATCCCACTGAAGTTCAAATTAACcccaaattttatttgaaaatgatcatatataactaatgttttaaattatatctCATGATTCGAAACTCgaaat is a window encoding:
- the LOC100809895 gene encoding ubiquitin-conjugating enzyme E2 10 isoform X1; protein product: MWRCHLEVEGLCAYPIFCLFFFQNIAGPVAEDMFHWQATIMGPPDSPYAGGVFLVTIHFPPDYPFKPPKVAFRTKVFHPNINSNGSICLDILKEQWSPALTISKVLLSICSLLTDPNPDDPLVPEIAHMYKTDRNKYESTARSWTQKYAMG
- the LOC100809895 gene encoding ubiquitin-conjugating enzyme E2 10 isoform X2, with the translated sequence MASKRILKELKDLQKDPPTSCSAGPVAEDMFHWQATIMGPPDSPYAGGVFLVTIHFPPDYPFKPPKVAFRTKVFHPNINSNGSICLDILKEQWSPALTISKVLLSICSLLTDPNPDDPLVPEIAHMYKTDRNKYESTARSWTQKYAMG